One Halichoerus grypus chromosome 1, mHalGry1.hap1.1, whole genome shotgun sequence genomic region harbors:
- the LOC118543204 gene encoding carbonyl reductase [NADPH] 1 isoform X2 produces the protein MSSATRVALVTGANKGIGFAIARDLCRQFSGDAVLTARDEARGRAAVQQLQAEGLSPRFHLLDINDLQSIRAVRDFLRKEYGGLDVLVNNAGIAFKTNDPTPFHIQAEVTMKTNFFGTRDVCTELLPLMKPQGRVVNVSSVVSLRALKKCSPELQQKFRSEAITEEELVGLMNKFVEDTKKGVHRKEGWPDTAYGVTKIGVTVLSRIHARNLSEQRRSDKILLNACCPGWVRTDMAGPKASKSPEEGAETPVYLALLPSDADRPHGEFVMEKKVEQW, from the exons ATGTCATCAGCCACCCGAGTGGCGCTGGTGACCGGGGCCAACAAGGGCATCGGCTTCGCCATCGCGCGCGACCTGTGCCGGCAGTTCTCCGGGGACGCGGTGCTCACGGCGCGGGACGAGGCGCGGGGCCGCGCGGCCGTGCAGCAGCTCCAGGCCGAGGGCCTGAGTCCCCGCTTCCACCTGCTGGACATCAACGACCTGCAGAGCATCCGCGCCGTGCGCGACTTCCTGCGCAAGGAGTACGGGGGACTGGACGTGCTGGTCAACAACGCTGGCATTGCTTTCAAGA CTAATGATCCCACACCGTTTCATATTCAAGCAGAAGTGACCATGAAAACAAACTTCTTTGGTACCCGAGATGTGTGCACAGAACTGCTGCCTCTAATGAAACCCCAAG GCAGAGTAGTGAATGTGTCTAGTGTGGTGAGTCTGAGAGCCCTTAAAAAGTGCAGCCCAGAACTGCAGCAGAAGTTTAGAAGCGAGGCCATCACAGAGGAGGAGCTGGTGGGGCTCATGAACAAGTTtgtggaagacacaaagaaaggcGTGCACAGGAAGGAGGGCTGGCCTGATACTGCCTATGGAGTGACAAAAATCGGTGTCACGGTCCTGTCCAGAATCCATGCGAGGAACCTGAGTGAGCAGAGGAGAAGTGACAAGATCCTCCTGAACGCCTGCTGCCCTGGGTGGGTGAGAACAGACATGGCGGGACCTAAAGCCTCTAAAAGCCCAGAAGAGGGAGCAGAGACCCCTGTCTACTTGGCCCTTTTGCCCTCTGATGCTGACAGACCTCATGGGGAGTTTGTTATGGAGAAGAAAGTTGAACAATGGTGA
- the LOC118543204 gene encoding carbonyl reductase [NADPH] 1 isoform X1 produces MSSATRVALVTGANKGIGFAIARDLCRQFSGDAVLTARDEARGRAAVQQLQAEGLSPRFHLLDINDLQSIRAVRDFLRKEYGGLDVLVNNAGIAFKSRVVNVSSVVSLRALKKCSPELQQKFRSEAITEEELVGLMNKFVEDTKKGVHRKEGWPDTAYGVTKIGVTVLSRIHARNLSEQRRSDKILLNACCPGWVRTDMAGPKASKSPEEGAETPVYLALLPSDADRPHGEFVMEKKVEQW; encoded by the exons ATGTCATCAGCCACCCGAGTGGCGCTGGTGACCGGGGCCAACAAGGGCATCGGCTTCGCCATCGCGCGCGACCTGTGCCGGCAGTTCTCCGGGGACGCGGTGCTCACGGCGCGGGACGAGGCGCGGGGCCGCGCGGCCGTGCAGCAGCTCCAGGCCGAGGGCCTGAGTCCCCGCTTCCACCTGCTGGACATCAACGACCTGCAGAGCATCCGCGCCGTGCGCGACTTCCTGCGCAAGGAGTACGGGGGACTGGACGTGCTGGTCAACAACGCTGGCATTGCTTTCAAGA GCAGAGTAGTGAATGTGTCTAGTGTGGTGAGTCTGAGAGCCCTTAAAAAGTGCAGCCCAGAACTGCAGCAGAAGTTTAGAAGCGAGGCCATCACAGAGGAGGAGCTGGTGGGGCTCATGAACAAGTTtgtggaagacacaaagaaaggcGTGCACAGGAAGGAGGGCTGGCCTGATACTGCCTATGGAGTGACAAAAATCGGTGTCACGGTCCTGTCCAGAATCCATGCGAGGAACCTGAGTGAGCAGAGGAGAAGTGACAAGATCCTCCTGAACGCCTGCTGCCCTGGGTGGGTGAGAACAGACATGGCGGGACCTAAAGCCTCTAAAAGCCCAGAAGAGGGAGCAGAGACCCCTGTCTACTTGGCCCTTTTGCCCTCTGATGCTGACAGACCTCATGGGGAGTTTGTTATGGAGAAGAAAGTTGAACAATGGTGA